The Trueperaceae bacterium genomic interval CAGTAGGCGGCGCGGCCGCGCCGACGGCGGTAGATGTCGGGGGTCACGGTCTCCGAGGCGGCCTCGCCGGTGAACTGACTCCGGTAGCAGCGCACAGCTTCCTCCCAGACCTCGATGTAGTCGCTGGTGTCCACCACCAGCGCCGCTTCGAACGGCACGTTCCCCATGTAGAAGAAGAGCTCGCGCGGCTTGAACGGCGCCCCCGACAGGGGACTGTTCCTGAGCCCCGCGAGGTGCACCGCCGCGGGCACGATGTTGCCAGCCGAGACGTGGTCGGGGTGGCGGTCCTCGGCATGAGGAGCGACCACGACCTGTGGTCGGAGCTCGCGGATCACGTGTGCCAGCTGAAGTCTCCTGTCCTCGCTGTCCATGATCCGCGAGTCGGGCCAAGCCAGGTTACGGCGCACGTCGAGACCCAACACCTTCGCCGCTGCCGCCGCCTCGCGAGCGCGCTCCTCGGGCGTGCCCTTGGTGGCGGCCTCGCCGCGGCTGAGGTCGATGATGCCGGTCGAGCGACCCTCCGCCTTGGCTCGCGCCAGCGTCCCGCCCATACCGAGTTCGGCGTCGTCCGGATGAGGGCTTATGACGAGCAGATCGAGCATTCCCTCACCCTTCGCCTTCAGCGGGCGCTGCCCCGCTACGAGCCGTCTTCTCGCCCAGACGCCGCTCGCTGCCACGCGCCAGGCGCGAGATGTT includes:
- the bshB1 gene encoding bacillithiol biosynthesis deacetylase BshB1, with the translated sequence MLDLLVISPHPDDAELGMGGTLARAKAEGRSTGIIDLSRGEAATKGTPEERAREAAAAAKVLGLDVRRNLAWPDSRIMDSEDRRLQLAHVIRELRPQVVVAPHAEDRHPDHVSAGNIVPAAVHLAGLRNSPLSGAPFKPRELFFYMGNVPFEAALVVDTSDYIEVWEEAVRCYRSQFTGEAASETVTPDIYRRRRGRAAYWGTFIGAAYGEPLLSRRPVAYSPF